In one window of Streptomyces roseofulvus DNA:
- a CDS encoding universal stress protein has protein sequence MEQPLVVGVDGSDASLAALDWAVDEAVRHRRALRVVYASLWERYEGVAPPWTTDRPWGQVLADTIVGQAVERARRRAPALPVTSQVAGTDAASALLGEGRAALALVVGSRGRSEAGDLLLGSVGLTVAARASCPVVVVRGDRFALEARHGKVLLGVGDHDVDSPAVRFAFQEAATREAELDVVRTWRRPAHDPLEHPLLRGETGVYLAELASETLDKALAAGVREYPGVRVRRSAVEGTAHRILTERSAAADLLVVGARRRDGLFGLQLGRVAHRALHHAACPVAVVPQWRPATEEGEAG, from the coding sequence ATGGAACAGCCCCTCGTGGTGGGCGTCGACGGCTCCGACGCCAGTCTCGCGGCCCTGGACTGGGCGGTCGACGAGGCCGTGCGGCACCGGCGCGCCCTGCGCGTCGTGTACGCCTCGCTCTGGGAGCGGTACGAGGGCGTCGCCCCGCCCTGGACCACCGACCGTCCGTGGGGGCAGGTCCTGGCCGACACCATCGTCGGCCAGGCCGTGGAACGGGCCCGGCGACGGGCGCCCGCACTGCCCGTGACCAGCCAGGTCGCCGGCACGGACGCGGCGAGCGCGCTGCTCGGCGAAGGACGCGCGGCCCTGGCCCTGGTCGTCGGATCGCGCGGCAGGAGCGAGGCGGGTGACCTCCTCCTGGGATCCGTCGGCCTGACCGTCGCGGCCCGCGCCTCCTGCCCGGTCGTCGTCGTACGGGGCGACCGGTTCGCCCTGGAGGCGCGCCACGGGAAGGTCCTCCTGGGCGTCGGCGACCACGACGTCGACTCCCCGGCCGTCAGGTTCGCGTTCCAGGAGGCGGCGACCCGGGAGGCGGAGCTGGACGTGGTGCGCACGTGGCGCCGGCCCGCCCACGACCCGCTCGAACACCCGCTGCTGCGCGGTGAGACGGGGGTGTACCTCGCGGAGCTGGCCTCGGAGACGCTGGACAAGGCGCTCGCCGCGGGCGTCCGCGAGTACCCGGGCGTCCGCGTGCGCCGGAGCGCCGTCGAAGGAACCGCGCACCGGATCCTGACGGAGCGCTCCGCCGCCGCCGATCTCCTGGTCGTCGGCGCGCGCCGACGCGACGGTCTGTTCGGTCTCCAGCTCGGCCGGGTGGCCCATCGGGCCCTGCACC
- a CDS encoding CBS domain-containing protein — protein MRHRRIDGLMTREVVYVRGDAPFKEIVRTLAAHGVTAVPVVDGEHRVLGVVSEGDLLRKTADQSAAPGDVPPVPGYGAWERAKAEGTRAEELMSAPPVCARPDWTVAEAARLMEVQGVKRLVVVDDEDRLVGVVSRRDLLGIFLREDDDLRREITEDVLAGTLGLDPAALSVEVRNGRVELSGTVPYRGMIPAIERMCATVDGVVSVTRTRLRHEEDDVPAVPAGGGRS, from the coding sequence ATGCGACACCGGAGGATCGACGGGCTGATGACCCGTGAGGTGGTGTATGTCCGGGGTGACGCCCCCTTCAAGGAGATCGTGCGGACGCTGGCCGCGCACGGGGTCACCGCCGTGCCGGTGGTGGACGGGGAGCACCGGGTGCTCGGTGTCGTCTCGGAGGGCGACCTGCTGCGCAAGACGGCCGACCAGTCCGCCGCCCCGGGGGACGTGCCGCCCGTGCCGGGGTACGGGGCGTGGGAGCGGGCGAAGGCCGAGGGGACGCGCGCGGAGGAGCTGATGTCCGCGCCGCCGGTGTGCGCGCGTCCCGACTGGACGGTGGCGGAGGCGGCGCGTCTCATGGAGGTACAGGGCGTCAAGCGCCTGGTGGTCGTCGACGACGAGGACCGGCTCGTCGGTGTCGTCAGCCGCCGGGACCTGCTGGGGATCTTCCTCCGCGAGGACGACGACCTGCGCCGTGAGATCACCGAGGACGTCCTCGCCGGCACCCTCGGTCTCGATCCGGCCGCCCTGTCCGTCGAGGTGCGGAACGGCCGGGTGGAGCTTTCCGGCACGGTGCCGTACCGGGGCATGATCCCGGCGATCGAGCGCATGTGCGCCACGGTCGACGGGGTGGTCTCGGTGACGCGTACGCGGCTCCGTCACGAGGAGGACGACGTCCCGGCGGTCCCGGCAGGAGGTGGACGGTCATGA
- a CDS encoding universal stress protein, which translates to MTAGIVVGVDGTEQAEAAAEWAAEEAELRGTGVHLVHAPEPWPGAVSPLVPAEPGEPWAEELLATTARRLRAHRPGLPVTTRLLTSGPVQGLVDAADAADLLVLGSRAVGGAAGFLVGSVGLAVAGAVERPVVLVRAAGGPPSPGPVTVGIDAEQPEDAVLAFAFEEAVRRRTGLSVVHARQLPLYATLGPEMVPDVRLAVAPEVERSLEDLLEPWRVRYPGVKSGTRVVIGSAGLALVRASGDAGLVVVGRRTRRSVLGARIGSVAHAVLHHSRVPVALVPHD; encoded by the coding sequence ATGACGGCGGGCATCGTGGTCGGCGTCGACGGCACGGAGCAGGCGGAGGCCGCGGCCGAGTGGGCGGCGGAGGAGGCCGAGCTGCGCGGCACCGGGGTCCATCTGGTCCACGCGCCCGAGCCGTGGCCGGGGGCGGTCTCCCCTCTCGTACCCGCGGAGCCCGGCGAGCCGTGGGCGGAGGAGTTGCTCGCGACCACCGCCCGACGCCTGCGCGCACACCGTCCCGGTCTGCCCGTGACCACGCGGCTGCTGACCTCGGGCCCCGTCCAGGGCCTCGTCGACGCGGCCGACGCGGCCGATCTCCTGGTCCTCGGGTCCCGCGCGGTGGGCGGTGCCGCCGGTTTTCTGGTGGGCTCGGTCGGCCTGGCCGTGGCCGGTGCCGTCGAGCGGCCCGTCGTCCTGGTCCGGGCCGCCGGTGGCCCGCCGTCGCCCGGTCCCGTCACGGTCGGGATCGACGCGGAGCAGCCGGAGGACGCCGTCCTCGCGTTCGCGTTCGAGGAGGCGGTCCGCCGACGCACCGGTCTGAGCGTCGTCCATGCCCGGCAGCTGCCGCTCTACGCCACGCTCGGGCCGGAGATGGTGCCCGACGTCCGGCTCGCCGTGGCCCCGGAGGTCGAACGTTCGCTGGAGGACCTCCTCGAACCCTGGCGCGTCAGGTACCCCGGCGTGAAGTCCGGTACCCGCGTGGTGATCGGATCGGCCGGCCTCGCACTCGTACGGGCCTCCGGCGACGCCGGGCTCGTCGTCGTCGGGCGGCGGACGCGTCGCTCGGTGCTGGGGGCGCGCATCGGCAGCGTGGCCCATGCCGTGCTGCACCACAGCCGCGTGCCCGTCGCCCTCGTGCCCCACGACTGA
- the fdhF gene encoding formate dehydrogenase subunit alpha, translating into MTRLHVDGVPVELPPGASLLDAVRAAGTHLPTLCHDDRLRPAGSCRTCLVRADGRTVAACVTPATPDLAVETADADLRSLRRDAVALIASALPPHALAAATHSELAEACRELEIDADTAAGHPARGRDDSHPYVHLDRDLCIACGRCVRMCSDVQGTFALTLTGRGADTAVAPGTGGPWATSDCVSCGGCVDTCPTGAITQPGPGRGLTSGRAPADRVRTTCGYCGVGCALDVVVREDRVAAVLPARDGPVNRGHACVKGRFAYGYLGSAERLTEPLVRENGELRPASWPEAVSRVADGLRAAVRDGGPDAVAAISSARATNEENYLVQKFLRTVVGTNNVDNCSRLCHAPSAAGLTASFGRAGGTDPFDDVENADCLLVVGANPVEAHPVVGARLLQRALDGARLVVADPRAVGLARHADVHLRPRPGTNVALFHGLAHVLLAEGLTDPAFLRGRTTGLGELTALLAAYPPARVAEITGVPAGDLTAAARLYGRAERPAVVYGLGVTEHLHGTDGVRALANLPILRGAVGGTGRGFGISPLRGQNNVQGASDMGALPDLLPGYGRVADPEARDRAEAVWGRPVPPRPGLRIPDMFEAARDGRLRALWIIGEDVCATDPGSRRVAEALDACPLVVVSELFLGETARHADVVLPAASWLEKDGTFVNFDRRFQRVRPAVRPPGTARSDFAAVHAVAAAMGADLGCPTPAEALAECGRVAPVFGGLSHARLDREGAVPWPCPSPDEPGEATLYTAEFATPDGRAHLAAPPYLPPGEEPDADYPLLLVTGRRWAHYNSGSMTRRGGNLLLDTHGRLDLHPEDAARHGVADRASVVVESRHGRARLTARVGPDVAPGQVFCAFHFPEDGVNALVSRNADTVTSCPEYKVTAVRLRPAPPRG; encoded by the coding sequence ATGACCCGGCTCCACGTCGACGGCGTTCCGGTCGAACTGCCCCCCGGGGCCTCCCTGCTCGACGCGGTACGGGCGGCCGGAACCCACCTGCCCACCCTCTGCCACGACGACCGGCTCCGGCCGGCCGGCTCCTGCCGGACCTGCCTGGTGCGCGCCGACGGGCGGACCGTCGCCGCGTGCGTCACGCCCGCGACGCCGGACCTCGCCGTGGAGACCGCCGACGCCGACCTGCGAAGCCTGCGACGGGACGCCGTCGCCCTGATCGCCTCGGCACTCCCGCCGCACGCGCTCGCCGCCGCCACCCACAGCGAACTCGCCGAGGCGTGCCGAGAGCTGGAGATCGACGCGGACACGGCGGCCGGTCACCCCGCACGCGGCCGGGACGACAGCCACCCGTACGTCCATCTCGACCGCGACCTCTGCATCGCGTGCGGGCGCTGCGTCCGCATGTGCTCCGACGTCCAGGGCACGTTCGCCCTCACCCTCACCGGCCGCGGTGCCGACACGGCCGTCGCCCCGGGAACCGGTGGCCCCTGGGCCACCTCCGACTGCGTCTCCTGCGGCGGCTGCGTCGACACCTGCCCCACGGGGGCGATCACCCAGCCGGGCCCGGGCCGGGGCCTCACCTCCGGGCGGGCCCCCGCCGACCGCGTACGCACGACCTGCGGCTACTGCGGGGTCGGCTGCGCCCTCGACGTCGTCGTCCGCGAGGACCGCGTCGCCGCCGTCCTCCCCGCCCGCGACGGGCCCGTCAACCGCGGGCACGCCTGCGTCAAGGGCCGCTTCGCGTACGGCTACCTCGGCTCCGCCGAACGCCTCACCGAGCCCCTGGTGCGCGAGAACGGCGAACTGCGGCCCGCGAGCTGGCCGGAGGCGGTCTCCCGGGTCGCCGACGGGCTGCGCGCCGCCGTGCGCGACGGCGGCCCCGACGCGGTCGCCGCGATCTCCTCGGCCCGCGCCACCAACGAGGAGAACTACCTCGTCCAGAAGTTCCTGCGGACCGTCGTCGGCACGAACAACGTCGACAACTGCTCCCGCCTCTGCCACGCCCCCTCCGCCGCCGGGCTCACCGCCTCGTTCGGACGCGCCGGCGGCACCGACCCCTTCGACGACGTCGAGAACGCCGACTGCCTCCTGGTCGTCGGAGCCAATCCCGTGGAAGCCCACCCCGTCGTGGGAGCGCGCCTCCTCCAGCGGGCTCTCGACGGCGCGCGCCTCGTCGTGGCCGACCCGCGGGCGGTGGGACTCGCCCGCCACGCCGACGTCCACCTGCGGCCCCGCCCCGGCACCAACGTCGCCCTCTTCCACGGCCTCGCCCACGTCCTCCTGGCCGAGGGCCTGACCGACCCCGCGTTCCTCCGCGGACGGACCACCGGGCTCGGCGAACTCACCGCCCTCCTGGCCGCCTACCCGCCCGCACGCGTCGCGGAGATCACCGGCGTGCCCGCCGGGGACCTCACCGCCGCAGCCCGGCTGTACGGGCGGGCCGAACGCCCCGCCGTCGTCTACGGACTCGGCGTCACCGAGCACCTGCACGGCACCGACGGGGTGCGCGCCCTCGCCAACCTCCCCATCCTGCGGGGCGCCGTGGGCGGCACCGGCCGCGGGTTCGGCATCAGCCCCCTGCGGGGCCAGAACAACGTCCAGGGCGCCTCCGACATGGGCGCCCTGCCCGACCTGCTGCCCGGCTACGGCAGGGTCGCCGACCCCGAGGCCCGCGACCGGGCCGAGGCCGTCTGGGGACGGCCGGTCCCGCCGCGACCGGGCCTGCGCATCCCCGACATGTTCGAGGCGGCCCGGGACGGCCGGCTGCGCGCCCTGTGGATCATCGGCGAGGACGTCTGCGCCACCGACCCCGGCAGCCGGCGCGTCGCCGAGGCGCTCGACGCCTGCCCGCTGGTCGTGGTCAGCGAGCTCTTCCTCGGCGAGACCGCCCGGCACGCCGACGTCGTCCTGCCCGCCGCCTCCTGGCTGGAGAAGGACGGCACCTTCGTCAACTTCGACCGCCGCTTCCAGCGGGTCCGCCCCGCCGTGCGCCCGCCGGGCACGGCCCGCAGCGACTTCGCCGCGGTCCACGCCGTGGCCGCCGCCATGGGCGCCGACCTCGGCTGCCCCACCCCCGCCGAGGCCCTGGCCGAATGCGGACGGGTCGCCCCCGTCTTCGGCGGCCTCTCCCACGCCCGGCTCGACCGCGAGGGCGCCGTGCCGTGGCCCTGCCCGTCACCGGACGAGCCCGGCGAAGCCACCCTGTACACCGCGGAGTTCGCCACCCCCGACGGCCGTGCGCACCTCGCCGCCCCGCCCTACCTGCCGCCCGGCGAGGAGCCGGACGCCGACTACCCGCTGCTGCTCGTCACGGGACGCCGCTGGGCCCACTACAACTCGGGCAGCATGACCCGGCGCGGCGGCAACCTCCTGCTCGACACCCACGGCCGCCTGGACCTCCACCCCGAGGACGCCGCGCGACACGGGGTGGCGGACCGTGCTTCCGTCGTCGTCGAGAGCCGCCACGGACGGGCCAGGCTGACCGCCCGCGTGGGCCCCGACGTCGCACCCGGGCAGGTGTTCTGCGCGTTCCACTTCCCGGAGGACGGAGTCAACGCGCTCGTGTCGCGGAACGCCGACACCGTGACCTCCTGCCCCGAGTACAAGGTCACGGCGGTCCGGCTGCGCCCCGCCCCGCCGCGGGGCTGA
- a CDS encoding NAD(P)H-dependent oxidoreductase subunit E, whose amino-acid sequence MTARQDGGPARRPDALRALAARHGRRGALLPDALERARSSTTEAPAEWAPHVAHAAGLPAAAGLGPATYFADLAAPRGARHVRVCTATACFAARGGGHLAEVERALGVAAGTADATGSVSLQTAHCLGFCYAGPAALDGTRPHAGPDVAEQLAGRSEPRAPRIPAADITGAPVLLAGVLGASSAWEVWRETAAGRTPEDVRRETAVSGLRGRGGAGFPVAAKWTAAAAGPDTVVVANGDEGDPGSYADRLLMEEDPERVLAGLALACFACGARRGTVLVRSEYPGALARLRRAAERAVRAGDLAPSAEAAGPRPFVEIAEGAGSYVSGEETALIARLEGARGCARPRPPYPTDRGLWDGPTVVNNVETLAALPWIVAHGGRAYARRGVPDETGTKLVCLSERFARPGAYEVELGTPVDEIVTRIGGGLRGGGELAALQIGGPLGGFLAGTALDVPLATAALAARGAALGHAGMVAFDAVIDPRELLRHVWEFAADESCGACSPCRVGTRRGLALARERHEPGETYGSLARLMGEASLCAFGRRVPAAVRSLARAYGPALEGWDR is encoded by the coding sequence ATGACCGCTCGGCAGGACGGCGGGCCGGCCCGACGCCCCGACGCGCTCCGCGCGCTGGCCGCACGGCACGGCAGGCGCGGGGCCCTGCTGCCGGACGCCCTGGAGCGGGCCAGGTCGAGCACCACCGAAGCGCCCGCTGAGTGGGCGCCGCACGTCGCGCACGCGGCGGGGCTCCCGGCCGCCGCGGGACTCGGCCCCGCCACCTACTTCGCCGACCTCGCCGCGCCCCGCGGCGCACGCCACGTGCGGGTGTGCACCGCGACGGCGTGCTTCGCGGCCCGGGGCGGGGGCCATCTGGCGGAGGTCGAGCGCGCCCTCGGCGTGGCGGCGGGCACCGCCGACGCCACCGGGTCGGTCTCGCTCCAGACCGCGCACTGCCTCGGCTTCTGCTACGCGGGCCCCGCCGCGCTGGACGGCACCCGGCCGCACGCGGGCCCGGACGTGGCCGAGCAGCTCGCCGGACGGTCGGAACCGCGTGCGCCCCGCATCCCCGCCGCCGACATCACCGGGGCGCCCGTGCTCCTCGCCGGCGTCCTGGGCGCCTCCTCCGCCTGGGAGGTGTGGCGCGAGACGGCGGCCGGACGGACGCCCGAGGACGTGCGGCGGGAGACCGCCGTCTCGGGGCTGCGCGGGCGGGGCGGCGCCGGGTTCCCGGTGGCCGCCAAATGGACCGCGGCGGCGGCCGGACCGGACACCGTGGTCGTCGCCAACGGGGACGAGGGCGACCCCGGTTCGTACGCCGACCGGCTCCTCATGGAGGAGGACCCGGAGCGCGTCCTCGCCGGGCTCGCCCTGGCCTGCTTCGCCTGCGGCGCCCGTCGCGGCACCGTCCTGGTCCGCTCCGAGTACCCGGGCGCCCTGGCCCGGCTGCGCCGGGCGGCGGAGCGCGCCGTGCGTGCGGGAGACCTCGCGCCCTCGGCGGAGGCGGCCGGGCCCCGGCCGTTCGTGGAGATCGCCGAGGGAGCCGGTTCCTACGTCTCCGGCGAGGAGACCGCCCTCATCGCCCGCCTGGAAGGCGCCCGAGGCTGTGCGCGTCCCCGTCCGCCCTACCCGACGGACCGAGGGCTCTGGGACGGGCCGACCGTGGTCAACAACGTCGAGACCCTGGCGGCCCTGCCCTGGATCGTCGCCCACGGCGGACGGGCCTACGCCCGGCGCGGCGTGCCGGACGAGACCGGCACCAAACTGGTGTGCCTGTCCGAGCGCTTCGCCCGGCCCGGGGCGTACGAGGTCGAACTCGGCACCCCCGTGGACGAGATCGTCACCCGGATCGGCGGTGGCCTGCGGGGCGGCGGCGAGCTCGCCGCCCTCCAGATCGGCGGCCCCCTCGGCGGCTTCCTCGCCGGAACCGCCCTCGACGTCCCGCTCGCCACGGCGGCGCTCGCCGCGCGTGGCGCCGCCCTCGGGCACGCGGGCATGGTCGCCTTCGACGCCGTCATCGACCCCCGCGAACTCCTCCGGCACGTCTGGGAGTTCGCCGCCGACGAGAGCTGCGGAGCCTGCTCGCCCTGCCGCGTCGGCACCCGGCGCGGGCTCGCACTCGCCCGGGAGCGGCACGAACCGGGGGAGACCTACGGGAGCCTGGCTCGGCTGATGGGAGAGGCGAGCCTCTGCGCCTTCGGCCGCCGCGTCCCCGCCGCCGTGCGCAGCCTGGCCCGCGCCTACGGGCCCGCGCTGGAAGGATGGGACCGATGA
- a CDS encoding SHOCT domain-containing protein, with translation MMFWYGDGMNAWGWFAMSAGMVLFWGLLITAAVMLFRTLDRAADRPARARPVTTAERILGERLARGEIDEEEYRRRLTVLRDGGP, from the coding sequence ATGATGTTCTGGTACGGCGACGGCATGAACGCATGGGGGTGGTTCGCCATGTCGGCCGGGATGGTGCTGTTCTGGGGGCTGCTCATCACCGCCGCGGTGATGCTGTTCCGCACCCTGGACCGCGCCGCGGACCGGCCCGCGCGCGCCCGGCCCGTCACGACGGCCGAGCGGATTCTCGGCGAGCGGCTGGCCCGCGGCGAGATCGACGAGGAGGAGTACCGTCGACGGCTGACCGTCCTGCGCGACGGCGGGCCATGA
- a CDS encoding MFS transporter produces MVRTTGSLPVAHPTPRPWQMLTLATTGFALCFWAWALLAPLGPRLRDDLGLSSFEQSLVVAVPVVVGALGRIPAGALTDRWGARRVFPLVAALTVLPVLYLGHVADSLAEVLAGGFLLGLGGTAFAVGVPFVNAWYPPARRGVALGVFGIGTGGTALSAFTTVQLADAVGPAFPFDLVAGCLAVYAGASWLLLRDRPDRATAAGSLLSRTALAVRTPSTWQLAFLYAVAFGGFVAFSVYLPTYLTRAYDLGRSDAALRTAGFVVLAVAMRPVGGWLSDRTHPVPVLTASFGLVAACALIAAFETDLVPVGTAAFLGTAAGLGAGSGAVFALVARLVPAERVGSVTGVVGAAGGLGGFFPPLVMGVADGVAHDYTWGFALLSVTATAAGVLAATAFRGRARAATDA; encoded by the coding sequence ATGGTCCGGACCACGGGGAGCCTGCCGGTCGCGCACCCGACACCGCGCCCCTGGCAGATGCTGACGCTCGCCACGACCGGATTCGCGCTCTGCTTCTGGGCGTGGGCGCTGCTGGCCCCGCTCGGCCCGCGCCTTCGGGACGACCTGGGCCTCAGCTCGTTCGAGCAGTCGCTCGTGGTCGCCGTGCCGGTCGTGGTCGGCGCGCTCGGCCGGATCCCGGCCGGGGCGCTCACGGACCGCTGGGGAGCGCGCCGGGTCTTCCCCCTCGTCGCCGCACTGACGGTCCTGCCCGTGCTGTACCTGGGACATGTGGCCGACTCCCTGGCCGAGGTGCTGGCGGGCGGCTTCCTCCTGGGCCTCGGAGGCACCGCCTTCGCCGTCGGCGTGCCGTTCGTCAACGCCTGGTATCCGCCGGCGCGGCGCGGCGTCGCGCTCGGCGTCTTCGGCATCGGCACCGGTGGGACGGCCCTGTCGGCGTTCACCACCGTGCAACTGGCCGACGCCGTCGGGCCCGCCTTCCCCTTCGACCTGGTCGCCGGTTGCCTCGCCGTGTACGCCGGAGCGTCCTGGCTCCTCCTGCGCGACCGGCCGGACCGCGCGACGGCGGCCGGGTCGCTGCTCTCCCGTACGGCGCTCGCCGTGCGGACGCCGTCCACCTGGCAGCTGGCGTTCCTGTACGCCGTGGCCTTCGGCGGGTTCGTCGCGTTCAGTGTCTACCTGCCCACCTATCTCACCCGCGCCTACGACCTCGGCCGCTCCGACGCGGCGCTGCGGACCGCGGGATTCGTCGTCCTCGCCGTGGCGATGCGGCCCGTGGGCGGCTGGCTGTCGGACCGTACGCATCCCGTCCCGGTCCTGACGGCCTCGTTCGGGCTCGTCGCCGCCTGCGCCCTGATCGCGGCGTTCGAGACGGATCTGGTCCCCGTCGGAACGGCGGCCTTCCTCGGCACGGCGGCCGGGCTCGGAGCGGGGTCCGGGGCGGTCTTCGCGCTCGTGGCACGGCTGGTCCCGGCCGAGCGGGTCGGCTCGGTGACCGGAGTGGTCGGGGCGGCCGGCGGTCTGGGCGGCTTCTTCCCGCCCCTCGTGATGGGCGTCGCCGACGGGGTCGCGCACGACTACACCTGGGGATTCGCCCTCCTCTCGGTCACGGCGACGGCCGCGGGCGTCCTGGCCGCCACCGCCTTCCGCGGACGCGCCCGCGCGGCGACGGACGCCTGA
- a CDS encoding ABC transporter ATP-binding protein codes for MDSMDTGRALLVATGVRKIYRTGSVEVTALAELDLVVRRGEMVGVMGPSGSGKTTLLNCLSGLDDIDGGRVEVDGHDLFAMSDAARTEHRAHTMGFVFQAFNLIPVFSAVENVELPLLLVGTRPSEARRRASDMLDRVGLGHRVGHRPSEMSGGEQQRVTIARALAGRPAIVWADEPTGNLDSAMAAQVMDLLCGLNADEGQTIVLVTHDGAIGARVPRLIRMRDGRLVDDVRQAVTVPATHRDLTWG; via the coding sequence ATGGACAGCATGGACACCGGCCGGGCGCTCCTCGTCGCCACCGGGGTGCGCAAGATCTACCGGACGGGATCGGTGGAGGTCACCGCCCTGGCGGAGCTCGATCTCGTCGTGCGCCGCGGGGAGATGGTCGGGGTCATGGGACCGTCCGGCTCCGGGAAGACCACGCTGCTGAACTGCCTGTCGGGGCTCGACGACATCGACGGCGGCCGGGTGGAGGTCGACGGGCACGACCTGTTCGCCATGTCGGACGCGGCGCGCACGGAGCACCGCGCCCACACCATGGGGTTCGTCTTCCAGGCGTTCAACCTGATCCCCGTCTTCTCCGCCGTGGAGAACGTCGAACTGCCCCTGCTCCTGGTGGGGACCCGGCCGTCCGAGGCACGGCGGAGAGCGTCGGACATGCTGGACCGGGTGGGGCTCGGTCACCGGGTCGGGCACCGGCCGAGTGAGATGTCCGGCGGTGAACAGCAGCGGGTGACCATCGCCCGCGCCCTCGCCGGCCGCCCGGCCATCGTCTGGGCGGACGAGCCGACAGGCAATCTGGACAGCGCGATGGCCGCCCAGGTCATGGACCTGCTGTGCGGGCTCAACGCGGACGAGGGCCAGACGATCGTCCTGGTCACCCACGACGGCGCCATCGGCGCGCGCGTCCCCCGGCTGATCCGGATGCGCGACGGGCGGCTCGTCGACGACGTCCGCCAGGCCGTCACCGTGCCGGCCACGCACCGTGACCTCACCTGGGGCTGA